Proteins encoded within one genomic window of Ascaphus truei isolate aAscTru1 chromosome 8, aAscTru1.hap1, whole genome shotgun sequence:
- the PSAP gene encoding prosaposin, giving the protein MKCLFVVSCVLAAVAATPLFGVEQCANGPRSWCENVRTASQCRAVKHCQQTVWNKPTVKSMPCDLCKEVVTVVGNFLKDNTTEGEIQAYLNKVCEFIPDPGMSSTCKQMLTEYFPLVFNILKEELSNPGVVCSALGVCTSLQRHLAMLKQKPVTNEIPDIDLSKLVSPFLTKVPRLLYPEDQNPQEPKNGDVCKDCVVLITDLQDSIRSNSSFSKKMVDQALKECDQLGGGLSDMCKTYVNEYADIVIQMLLQMKPDQLCTMAGLCEQTKSAPLVITPAKSLIPAVKLEPAIKMTEASSINANPLCEVCQLVIQEVETLLDNNRTRENILQALERVCDIVPKKYCQRCKDFIEDYGNSIIELLEQEASPRIICSALGLCSINQRQQIEKMNVEKVASGGCCKVCKMIMNYVDELLEKNATESQIQNFMKRVCNFLPEPMQDECQQIVDQYEPMIVQLLLQVLDPSFICMKLKLCVNGKHLLGSDECMWGPSYWCKDLETAARCNTVEHCKRHVWN; this is encoded by the exons ATGAAGTGTCTCTTCGTCGTCTCTTGTGTACTGGCTGCGG TTGCAGCAACTCCCCTGTTTGGAGTAGAGCAGTGTGCCAACGGCCCGCGCTCCTGGTGTGAGAATGTCCGCACTGCATCTCAGTGTAGAGCTGTTAAACACTGCCAGCAAACAGTCTGGAACAAGCCCACAGTG AAATCGATGCCATGTGACTTGTGCAAGGAGGTGGTAACTGTGGTGGGGAATTTCCTGAAAGACAACACGACTGAG GGTGAAATCCAAGCTTACTTGAATAAGGTGTGTGAATTCATCCCTGACCCTGGCATGTCCTCTACATGCAAACAAATGCTGACTGAATACTTCCCACTTGTCTTCAACATCCTAAAAGAAGAGCTG agCAATCCGGGCGTAGTATGCTCTGCCCTTGGTGTGTGCACATCTCTTCAACGGCATctggctatgctgaagcagaagCCTGTGACTAATGAGATACCAGATATAGACCTTTCCAAACTGGTTTCTCCCTTTCTCACCAAAGTTCCTCGACTTCTCTATCCCGAGGACCAGAACCCTCAGGAGCCTAAG aacggGGATGTCTGCAAAGACTGCGTTGTGCTAATCACTGATCTACAGGACTCCATTCGAAGCAATTCTTCCTTCTCCAAGAAAATGGTGGATCAAGCCTTGAAGGAGTGTGACCAACTTGGTGGTGGCCTCTCTGACATG tgCAAGACCTATGTAAACGAATATGCTGATATTGTCATCCAAATGCTACTGCAAATG AAACCTGATCAGCTGTGTACCATGGCCGGATTATGTGAGCAGACCAAGTCTGCACCTCTGGTGATTACACCAGCTAAAAGCCTCATTCCTGCAGTGAAACTGGAACCCGCTATTAAA ATGACCGAAGCGTCTTCCATTAATGCAAATCCACTTTGTGAAGTCTGCCAGCTGGTGATACAGGAAGTTGAAACCCTTTTGGATAACAACCGGACAAGG gaGAACATATTACAAGCTTTGGAGAGAGTCTGCGACATTGTCCCCAAAAAATACTGCCAGCGATGCAAGGATTTCATAGAAGACTATGGGAACTCAATCATTGAGTTACTAGAGCAAGAAGCTAGTCCACGTATAATATGCAGTGCTTTAGGATTGTGCAGCATCAACCAGCGGCAACAGATTG aaaaaatgaaTGTAGAGAAGGTTGCATCTGGTGGCTGCTGTAAAGTGTGCAAGATGATCATGAACTATGTGGATGAACTACTGGAGAAAAATGcaactgaatctcaaatccagaATTTCATGAAGAGGGTTTGCAACTTCCTACCAGAACCCATGCAGGATGAG tGCCAACAAATTGTTGATCAATACGAGCCAATGATTGTGCAGTTACTTTTGCAAGTCTTGGATCCTAGTTTTATTTGCATG aaacTAAAACTTTGTGTAAATGGAAAGCATCTTTTGGGATCGGATGAATGCATGTGGGGTCCCAGCTACTGGTGTAAAGATCTTGAGACAGCAGCACGTTGCAAT ACTGTTGAACACTGCAAACGCCACGTCTGGAACTAG